Proteins from one Gossypium raimondii isolate GPD5lz chromosome 8, ASM2569854v1, whole genome shotgun sequence genomic window:
- the LOC105791337 gene encoding phosphatidylinositol 4-kinase gamma 2, which produces MSVADVALSRVSQEPVHSTAGYCNNQAGDSILIYLSIAGSMIPMRVLESDPIASVKLRIQTCKGFVAKKQKLVFGGRELARNDSLVKDYGIKGGNVLHLVLKLSDLLLISVRSTCGKEFELHVDRNRNVGYLKQRIARKGKGFEDVDEQEIFCNGEKVDDQRLVDDLCKDNDAVIHLVVQKSAKVRAKPVEKDLELSVIAESDLDERKGGIVGGEEDNPEGLHIVINEPFLNDFWLEPVIVNPKAQLPFFVWDMINSSFEGLQAGNHPIRSSEGTGGTYFMQDKTGFDYVSIFKPIDEEPMAVNNPQGLPASINGEGLKKGTRVGEGAVREVAAYILDHPKSGPRSLSGEMLGFAGVPPTCMVQCLHEGFNHPDGYDCAPENVKVGSLQMFMKNSGSCEDMGPGAFPVEEVHKITVFDIRMANADRHAGNILIGKGDDGRTVLIPIDHGYCLPESFEDCTFDWLYWPQSRKPYTPDTIAYIKSLDAEQDIALLKSYGLDVPLECARTLRISTMLLKKGVERGLTPYAIGSIMCRENINKESAIEQIVEEAQDSLLPGMSEAAFIQSISEVLDSWLDKLTN; this is translated from the exons ATGTCCGTTGCGGATGTTGCTTTGAGTCGGGTGAGTCAAGAGCCGGTTCACTCTACTGCTGGTTACTGCAATAACCAAGCGGGTGACTCGATCTTGATTTACCTTTCGATTGCCGGTTCGATGATTCCGATGCGGGTTTTGGAGTCAGACCCAATAGCCTCCGTGAAGCTTCGGATCCAGACTTGTAAAGGGTTTGTGGCAAAGAAACAGAAGCTTGTGTTCGGAGGCAGAGAATTGGCTCGTAACGATTCACTCGTCAAAGACTACGGCATAAAGGGTGGGAATGTTTTGCATTTAGTCTTGAAACTTTCCGATCTCTTGCTCATCAGTGTACGGTCAACTTGCGGTAAAGAATTTGAGCTGCATGTTGATAGGAACAGAAATGTTGGGTATCTGAAACAGAGGATAGCCAGAAAAGGGAAGGGTTTTGAGGATGTCGATGAACAAGAAATATTTTGTAACGGAGAAAAAGTCGATGACCAAAGGTTAGTCGATGATCTGTGCAAAGATAATGATGCTGTGATTCATTTGGTGGTTCAGAAATCAGCCAAAGTTCGAGCTAAGCCCGTTGAGAAAGATTTGGAACTTTCGGTTATCGCTGAGAGCGATTTGGATGAGAGAAAAGGAGGGATTGTAGGAGGAGAAGAAGACAACCCCGAGGGGCTTCATATTGTGATTAATGAAccatttttaaatgatttttggttGGAGCCTGTTATCGTTAACCCTAAGGCTCAATTGCCTTTTTTTGTGTGGGATATGATCAATTCCTCATTTGAAGGATTGCAGGCAGGAAACCACCCGATTAGATCATCTGAAGGGACTGGAGGTACTTATTTCATGCAAGATAAGACGGGGTttgattatgtttccatatttAAGCCTATTGATGAGGAGCCAATGGCTGTAAACAATCCGCAGGGGTTACCTGCATCAATAAATGGTGAAGGGTTGAAAAAGGGCACCAGGGTTGGAGAAGGAGCTGTGAGAGAAGTGGCTGCTTATATATTGGATCATCCCAAGAGTGGACCTCGGTCTTTGTCTGGTGAGATGTTGGGGTTTGCTGGTGTACCTCCCACCTGCATGGTTCAGTGCTTGCATGAAGGATTCAACCATCCCGATGGCTATGATTGTGCACCTGAGAATGTTAAGGTTGGATCCTTGCAGATGTTTATGAAGAACTCTGGGAGTTGCGAGGACATGGGTCCTGGAGCTTTTCCTGTAGAGGAAGTGCACAAGATCACGGTGTTTGATATTAGAATGGCAAATGCTGATAGACATGCTGGTAATATCTTGATTGGAAAAGGGGATGATGGCCGGACCGTGCTTATTCCCATTGATCACGGCTACTGCCTGCCCGAGAGT TTTGAGGATTGCACATTTGATTGGCTTTATTGGCCACAATCACGGAAGCCTTACACCCCAGACACCATTGCCTACATAAAATCACTTGATGCTGAGCAAGATATAGCACTTCTGAAATCATACGGCTTGGATGTTCCTCTCGAGTGTGCTCGAACACTCCGTATCTCAACCATGCTTTTGAAGAAAGGGGTGGAGCGAGGTCTCACTCCTTACGCCATCGGAAGCATCATGTGCAGGGAAAACATAAACAAGGAATCTGCGATCGAGCAGATTGTTGAAGAAGCTCAGGATTCCTTACTTCCAGGCATGAGTGAAGCTGCGTTTATTCAGAGTATCTCGGAAGTCCTCGATTCTTGGCTTGACAAGCTCACAAATTGA